tttgttatttattttttattttgtcacaatttattacatttatgGGTCTGTAATCTGCAGGGGACTCTCCAGATTGTCCTGCttctaatataatataatataactgagataactgtttgatacatggaGCTAGGAAGCACTGAATTGAGTGACATggtgtgaaaaaatgctgtaaagttagaatgctttaaaaaatagacatgttaataaattatatttatcaattaactaaatgcaaagtgagtaaacagaagaaaaatctaaatcgaatccatatttggtgtgaccaccctttgccttcaaaacagcatcaattattgtaggtacacttgcacaaagTCAGGGATTTTGTAGGCATATAGTCAGGTGTATGATTAAATAATTATACCAAACAGGTGCTGATGATCATCAATCAATTTGTAggttgaaacacaatcattaactgaaacagaaacagctgtgtagGAGAAATTAAACTGGGTGAGGAACAACCAAACTCCGCTAACAAGGTGAGGTTGCGGAAGACAGTTTACTGTCAAAAGTCATGCTCCATGGCAAGACTGAGCACAGCAATAAGACACAAGGTAGTCATACCGCATCAGCAAGGTCTCTCCCAGGCAGAAATTtcaaggcagacaggggtttCCAGGTGTGCTGTCCAAGCTATTTTGAAGAAGCACAAAGACACGGGCAACGTTGAGGACCGTAGACGCAGTGGTCGGCCAAGGGAACTTactgcagcagatgaaagacacatcaTGCTTACTTCTCTTCGCAATCGGAAGATGTCCAGCAGTGCCATGAGCTCAGAATTGGCAGAAAACAGTGGGACCCTGGTACACCCATCTACTGTCCGGAGAAGTCTGGTCAGAAGTGGCCTTCATGGAAGACTTGTGGCCAAAAAGCCATACCTCCGACGTGGAAACAAGGCCAAGCGACTCAactatgcacaaaaacacaggaACTGGGGTGCAGAAAAATGGCAGCAGGTGCTCTGGACTGGTTGTAGCAGAAAGCAGTTTGTTCACCGAAGGGCTGGGGAGCGGTACACGAATGAGTGTCTgcaggcaacagtgaagcatggtggattttccttgcaagtttggggctacatttctgcaaatggagttagggatttggtcagaattaatggtctcctcaatgctgagaagtacaggcagataCCTATCCATCATGCAATACCATCAGGGAGGCATCTGATTGGCCCCAAATTTATTCTGCAGCAAACAAACACCCCACATATACAGTGAAAGTCATTAAGAACTAAATGCAGCATAAAGAAGTACAAGGTGTCCTGGAAGTGATGGTATGGcccccacagagccctgatctcaacatcaTCGAATCTGTTTGGgattacatgaagagagagaagcacctgaggctgcataaatccacagaagaactgtGGTTAGTTCGCCAAGATGTTTGGGCCTGCCTACCTGCTGAGTTCCTTCAAACTGtgtgcaagtgtacctagaagatgtaatgctgttttgaaggcaaagggtggtcacatcaaatgtgatttgatgtagatttttcttctgttcgctcacttttgttaattgataaatataaactattaacctgtctatttttgaaagcattcttactttacagtatttttttcacacctgcctaaattttttgcacagtactgtatgtctTATCATTTCAGTAAATTAGGAGCTCTACTTTGTCCCAGAATGTTAAGTAACATTTTATGGGAAAGCTGTCCATACCTGGTGCTTTTTTTCACGTGAAAGTTTTGTCTAATATTTATTTGGGAGGGATTTTTTCTCTTCCTGATAGTTGCTTCAGGGTTGTTGAGTCTAAGGCTGTAAGTTTAGTCCAACTTTAATTTGGATTGATATAGATTTTCATAAAAGCCTTTCAAATGGAAATTAATAGCGTTGTCTAATTGAAGCATTTGTATCCTTAACTTTTAAAACTATAACTGGTTTggcatgtattcatttgtgagGAATACAAGGTGTTTCCTGGGTTTATTTGCCAGTAAATAGTATGTTTAATTTTAGTTTAACCTGTAGTTGTTGGCTCTCTTCAATCCAAAACATATGCCTGCTTAAATTCAGAAATGTTTTCTTTTTGAactcttttcttttttattaacTCAGATTTATGTTTTGCCGAGAATGAGATTATCATCCCCTTTATGTATGCCTTAACATCCCAAATTATGTCAGGGGAGGGCTTTACTCTGTCCTCATTTGTAAtggtaaagttttttttgtttttgtttatgtatttaatacatttcggtTCCTGACGATGCACTCTGTTCATTCTCCATATTCTGTTACTAAGTATATTTTATGTTGATGTAATTAAGCATGATACAGGAGAATGATCCGATATCACTATGTCATGGATTTCTTTACCCAATAAATGTTGTGAATTTTGGGAAATATACGTTAAATGTAGTCAATTCTTGAGTAGATTTtcttactttgagaaaaaaaggagtagtattttgtagttgaatagTAATCTCCAGATGTCCTTTAGATTATTTGTAGAGATTATGTTTTTTTCAGCCTCTTTGGAGGTTCCTTGAATATACCCTTTATTGTTGTCTAACTTGCTAAATTTGTGATTTAGGTTGCCTGCTTTTTAAGAAATAGACTGCCTTCTTCCTATGATGATAGTATTCTAATAATGGCCTTTGAacattccttttatttttttagggCATAAATGACATTCATTGCGTTTACTGTCAACTGTACATTGTGTTGTATTTGAATATCAGACTGAATCTATTCATTGaatacagtaggtggcagtataggcctctccaacccagctccccttttaaattattacatttctcCTTTTTGAAATGTACCTCTTTCAGGAAAACCACATCTGCTGATAATCTCTTTTAAATGTTCTAGAACCTTGTGCTTTTTCTTTCCATTGTGGAGTCCATGTACATTCCATGTAATAAATTGGATTTTGTTGGCCTTGTCTGTTCCGTCCATCATTGAAGAACCAGACAAAACATTTTAGCAGACTTGTCATAGGGCGGTGTACATCCCAtggaacacacaaaaaacataaagCAAAGTACTACATTGTACTTTGAGGCCCTGTGCCTTTTTAGGTCTTTAATGCTCCAACTCCTCTCCTAATGTACCAACAGTCTGTGGATTATGTCATAAACACACTGGAGAAAGACTGCCTTTTAAATACTGTGGTCAGTTTGTAATACCTTGTGAATTTAATTAAACTATAGTGGCTAGTGGGTCTCTACTTGGGGAGAGGGGGTCCACCGAAAGACCGAAGTGTCTGATGCCCTCCCAGTCATCCCGTCTTGATCCCTCGGATAGAGCCCATCTCCACTCTCACCGATAAACACCATTGGATCTTATCTATAATGACAAACAAGGAATAACAATGACTTGACATCCTCTCGTAATCTGGCCAGAACTCTTATTCATTTTACAGCAGGTTTGCAAgtcacagaaataaataaaatgacattgTAGTATAGATAAATCCTACCTTCCCTATTTCCCATGTGTTTCTACTTGTTTTAGAGTGCATGGTCTTACACCTGCAAAAACGAATTCAGATCATTCTGATTCTTCTGACATAAATTATAGGATTTTCACAAATTTAGGGCTTGATTCAATACATATTGCGAGATTGAGATTGAAATTgagattgaaatttaaaggtaatttccgatttaAATGACATGCAGCGTttacgtgaatgcagtctccgcaaacaaatcaaatcaagctttatttatacagcacatttcagacatggaatgcaacacaatgtacttcacaggaaaaaacaaataaaaaacaatgaaaataaaagctgaaatatttactacacaacaaacataagggaatgacacaaactgaacatCTAAAAATCACCCTAAGGAAAAGTAaaactaaaaatatgtttttttaaatatgtctACAGTTTCGGCCCTCcacaggttctctggcaggggggggcatagtaactaaaggctgcctctccacgTCTCTTGATCctgtgccagaggacctgagggacctactgtgtatagtacataacttaaaagcatgtctgacatgcattggggtgcacaatcatgaattgattaaaaaaaacattagaagaatcttAAATtaaattctaaaactcacaggcagccagtgcagagaccttaaaaccggtgtaatgtgtgctctccgtctggtcttggtcagtacccgtgctgcagcattctgtatgttttacagttgaccaatggctttcttgggtagaacagacaggagagcattactgTAGTCAAGCCTgattgtaataaaagcatggatgagtctctctgtatcagcctgagagagaaacggacGCACCTTGACAATGTTCCTCAGGCGGTAAAAAGCTGGTCACATTCCTTATGTGTGATTCGAAATTTAgttaagaatctaaaataacacgtAGGTTTTTTACCTTGTGTTTTGTCTTTATTGCCCATGAATTAAAATCTACAGCTagattttctctctgtgttttgaaTGCAACAATAATTACCTCGGTCTTgacttgatttagctggaggaagttgtgagccatccaagtatttaaatcactaatacagtctaatcatttatctgtggagctaaaatcctctggtgataCAGAAATGTACAGTTGTGTATCGTCTGTGTAGCAATGAAAATCAATGTTGTGCTTTCTGATAACTTACCCCTGTATATAAACAGAACAGTACCGGACCCAAAATCAaaccttgtggaacgccacatTCACCAATGGTGAGAAAAAAACTCTTGACCGGTTAAATAggacctctccagtctgtccagacatcattggaattggaatttaaaaaaatacagttggcACTTAAAAAATCATTTAGGTGTTTGAAcaccaatttctccagaattttgctCAAGAATGGAAAGTTGGAGATTGGACAAAAATGGCTAAATGCTGAAGATTCTAGATTAAATTTCTTCAGAACGGGTTTCACCATAATAGTTTTTAGGGCAGGGGGGTAAAGTGCAtgtgaacagggagtgattaacaatagcttgcagcatgtctgtgtcaaccagggaaaataaatcctTAGTGCCCTTGCGTGGTAGGCTAGAGCACATATCCTCAAAtttctcatcaggtcttgcttgactgatacccagcctaatgtttgttatcttatctctgaaatatgccgTAAACTCATCACATTTAGGTGTAGAGGAAAGTTCCCATCGGTTTGCAGGGGAAGGATTTATCATGCAATCAATGTTCGAGAAGAGCACTCTCAAATTATTCTGATTAATAGTGATCAAGTGAGAATATTGTGCCTGTCTGCCATTTCTAATTGCCTTATGTATGTCAagtggctctctcaggatatcaTAATGAACCTGCAACTTTGGCTTTTTTCACTTCTGCTCTGCCTTTCTGCAGTTCTGTTTGGATGTGGCCTTTTTCAACTTAACTGGAGATAGGgcacattgcctttaaattgagtTACATTTAGTTTCTAACTTCAAGCTGCTATTGAGTTGGTCTGCCGGTGATATTAAAGTTACAGTATTCCAACTTTACAACTCTGATTCTGCGCAGGATGTAAGCCATGATACAAAGCGGTTTCGCTTTGGACTTCCCTCTTCAAAACACATCCTTGGACTGCCATTTAGTACTGATGCTACACTAAACACTTATTTCATTCATCAGGCAGTGCAACAGCACCGGTATCCTATCAGACCAGAGACCTACTTCTCTGGGCATATCAGGTAGTGCAACAGCACCGGTATCCTATCAGACCAGTAGACCTATTCTCTGGGTATATCAGGTAGTGCAACAGCACCGGTATCTATCAGACCAGAGACCTACTTATCTGGGTATATCAGGTAGTGCAACAGCACCGGTATCCTATCAGACTAGAGACCTACTTATCTGGGTATATCAGGTAGTGCAACAGCACCGGTATCCTATCAGACTGAGACCTACTTATCTGGGCATATCAGGTAGTGCAACAGCACCGGTATCCTATCAGACCAGAGACCTACTTCTCTGGGCATATCAGGTAGTGCAACAGCACCGGTACTATCAGACAGAGACCTACTTATCTGGGTATACTAAGGACTTATAAATACCACAAGGACTGCCTGAGAAGATAGTACTATCACTCTTCTGCCCCTTTCACCCCATGTACCCCTTTTCTCCCACCCAGGACAGCATGTGCACCTGTCAGCTAAGGTCCATGGGAGCCTAGGGATCCAGGCCTACACTCCTGTCTCCAGTGATGTGGGACAGGGCTTTGTGAACCTGGTGGTCAAGCTACTCTTATTCTCAGCCCTCTCAAACAGATCATTTGAGTTTGTTCAGACATTTTACAATATAACAGCAAGAGATCTGACACCATAAAGATGGATTTGGATGAAGTTTTTGGAATTGAATTTCAATCAGTTGAATTACTTGTGGGCTTTTATTAAGTTGGGGaaagttcatcataacttgtGCCTATCTTTTCCCAGGTGTACTACAAAAACATTCACCCTAACTATCCGGACAGAGGTAAGATGTCCCAGTCCCTGGACGCCATGAGCATTGGAGACAAAATAGACTTCAGAGTCCTAATGGCCTGCTTGTATACACAATATAatggtatagtgtgtgtgtgtgtgtgtgtgtgtgtgtgtgtgtgtgtgtgtgtgtgtgtgtgtgtgtgtgtgtgtgtgtgtgtgtgtgtgtgtgtgtgtgtgtgtgtgtgtgtgtgtgtgtgtgtgtgtgtgtgtgtgtgtgtgttttttgtgtgtgtgttgtgtgtgtgtgtgtgtgtgtgtgtgtgtgtgtgtgtgtgtgatctagtCATTCTAGTAAGGTGTGTACCATGCTGTGCTTCATCATGGCATTATCATTGTTTGACCAATAGAGGGCAATGTAATACAATGCATCAACCCTTTCTCAAATTTGCCATTCAACCTAATAAGAAGTCTGAGGCTAAGGTCCGCAATTAAACATACTGTATGGGAATGATCGCTGGTGGAACAGGTAGGAACTGTATGTGTCAAGTATTTATTTAGAAATACGTGGGTAGCATAAATTCTTTGGAACGAGACATGTCTTCTTCCTCCTAAGGAAAACACCATTTGTGTAACTTTTTCTCTCGGCATAATTCATGTGCTCTGAGTTGAAAAACTGCTAATTGGATGAAATGTCCGGGTGCTTTTTCAGGGATTACCTCCATGCTGCAGCTGATTCACAGTAGTACAGCAGACCCTGCAGATGACACCAAGTGCTCCCTCATATTTGCTAACCAGGTCAGTCTCACCGGCGTACAGGGAAGAGTCACATCCCACACAGTATTAAACCGTCACCGTGGATTATCAATGAAGTGGACACAGAGCTTGTTATGAATACAACTTCAATGACAATCATCAAATCAAAGACCCCTTAGTCTGGGGTCTCTTGCCCCCAGACTGAGCATATTCTACTGCAGGAGGAACTAGAGAAGGTGCTGAAGAGTCACTCTGAACAACTCAATTTGTGGTTCACTCTAGACAAGCCTCCACAGGGTAAGACCATAGTATTCCATGATAAAAAAGATTAAGGTACAGCGTTGTCATGGGCTAATACCATTGTATCATTCGTGTTggactgcaaaaaaaaaacatttttaccatGCTGTGTTACCATATTATAACACCCTTTgtagggactgactgactgactgactgactgactgactgactgactgactgactgctagaCAATAACCAAAAAATCCCCAAAGGTGCACCTGCAGCAACCCTTTTGAACTGGTTTGTTACTGTTGTCAACTGAATGAATGGAAACCCTTCCCCCTCCAATCATATCCCAACATCGCTATGATCTAAACATTCTATTTAGATTCTGTTTTGCCATGTGACCCGTCAGCTATACTGTAGCTTCCTCATATGGTACAGTATGCAAATGAGGCTCCAGCTAATTGTCTATCCTGGCACTCATCCGTCAGTTCCACATAAATGAAACACATCTTCGCTAACAGGATGTGATCATTTCATTGGCCTGCAGGGCTGATCCTTATCTGTTGATTAAAAACGGTTGAATTCAGCTTGTGTTTTCCTCTGATTACAGACTGGAAGTACAGCTCAGGGTTTGTGAACGCTGATATGATGAAAGAGCACCTTCCCCTGGTGTCCAACGATGTGCTCATTGTCATGTGTGGCCCACCCCCCATGACCCAGCATCCATGGCGCCCCAACCTCTCCACTCTGGGCTACAAGACAGAGAACACATTCACATACTGATAACTCCCAGGCCTCCAACTAGGCATAGATACATTAAAACGCACCAGGACATTTATGTTCTATTGAATTCTGTCTGTAGAACACAATGTAACACCCTACATTTCAAGACCAACAGGATATTCTCTAGCGTTTTGAATAACAAATGTCATATTTGCATGTTGAACATTCAAATAACTTTTTTGTGTGAGATACTGTGAAAGGTTAGTTTAGTTTTAGTATGTTTGAACTGTTTTAGTAATAATTGTTCTAATTGTGTACTGTATCTAAAGCATTTGGATGTTTTGTTGAATCTCATTACTCATTAAATCCATCTCTAAACATAATCTGATGTCTTTGTGGTATTGGGGGAAAAGAGTAGTGTTATTCTCGGCACcacagtgtgtatatataacatGAGGCCTTAGCAAACCTGCATATTTAAACACAAATCCCTTCATTTACATTATGCTACTTACCACTGAGCATAATCCTCAACATAAATAATCCTCCTCTAAACAAGATAACTCAAGACATACAGaaatatacatttaatttatttttgaaCTCCCCATCCTGTTATTTCCTACTTTGACTCAACTTTAAGAGAACAATCCGCCTTAATCAAATGAACTTAGAATTAGGTTTTGGGTGAAGCTATCACAATGTGTTCAGTCATTAAGTCCATcctagaaaatacaaaaatattttgtgGCAAATCATAGTTTCCATGTCAACATAAGCTGTACAGAGGTGTTAATGTCAATGAGTAGTGATAGCAGATAGGTAGTTTGTGTGAATTTCCACATAAGTGCAATGCCAGTGAAGTGTTAAGTCcattaaggcctagattcaatcagatcatgCGTTAACTGGCAATAACCGACAcctgcatagctgatgttttggctgtgtcggaggtgtaactgcattggagctgtcaaatcgttgagcagctgctcttgatctttgtcacaaagccacaccaGTCCCACTTCCGTTAGAAGTTCAGaaggagaaagtgtaggctatatagaaataatgacgctcaaattgaaaatcatccAACTAAATAATGAGGGTTTCTATCAtcttaatggaggtgtagattccatctcacattccagtgttccaacttgtaaacaaggctgcctGGTATTTCTCTTAATGTGACACTGTGCAGCCAAtagcaatgtccgctttaggtataatgtcAGGAGCCGCTTTAACGCAGTTTCATCTCCGACACTGCCAAAAAAAACGCTATGCGGTtgtcggctaaagcggatctgattgaatagagctctAACAGAAATACTAACCACAGGGGTGTGAGCAGCTGTCAGCAGGCATGGGTCAGTAGTCCACAAACGAGACATGGACACAGGCCATTTTCAGCACACAGGGTCCCCAAGTCCCAGGCAAACATAAACCCACCAACCACAACAGTCCATCCTCCCATGTGAAACACTACAGTAAACAGAGTCATCTGAAAGGTCCCATATGGCTGCTCTGTCATCGATCACACTGGTCAGGTAAACTTGATGAGCAAAGTTAAAGGGTCAGAATCTCTCTTGGTGACAATAGCCTGTAGCATTCCAGTGGGCGTGTGTAAGTACCTGGACCCTTTAAAGAAATTCTCAATGAGTGCACGGTTGATCTTAGTCTTCCCTATAGCAGCATGAAAGTTGTTGCTCAGCACCCCGTAGATGTTGCCCGGGTCGCCCTTGCGGCCAAAGAGGAGAAACAGGGCGTAGCAGTCATTACCGATGGAGGCACAGAAATCCACCATCCTCTCTGCCTTGTTCTTATGAGCAGACTCCATCTTGGCCATCTGCATGGATTCAGTGTACACCTCCGGGGGGATGTCCTCGGctggccctccctccctctcgggCAGGTGCAGGATCTGCACGGCGATCTGGATGCGGGGGTTCTTGGTGGGCCTCTCCAGCACAGCCCACACCCAGTCAGCACCCAGGAGGATGCGCTGCTGCTTGGTCATGGTGGTGCAGTTGAAGGAGTCGGTCATGTGGAGGTGGCTGCTCTGGGTGATGTAGGTCATTAGAAAGATGTCATTGAGGGCTGCCGGGCTAGGCTGGAACTTGTCCTCTGGGTCCAGGAACAGGAGGTACTCCTGGGTCCTAGCTGCAGCTATCCCCACACAGTCGTTGAATAGAGGGACAAAATCGTTGGGGTTTTGGGGGGTTCTCCACAGAGTGGAGAATATACTGGGTATGTCTGGGTCTGGTagcttgctctctctccttccccacaGGGTTGGGAAGTTAAAGTTCATGTTTGGAATGGTCATGGTTGGAGCTGGTGGCTTCTTCTGTAGCCTCTCCCACCAGGTTGAGATTATCTTGGGAATGTCCGGGGCTGGTTGTTTGCTCTCTATCTTCCCCATATCTACAGGACTAGGTTAGAGGGTGGTTTCCCTTATAACCTGAACATGTGATAACAACAGTATAGTTTATTGTTGTAGAAATGATAATTGACATAAAAGTTACAAAAGTATACTTGTGTAATAACAGGGGTTGAAGGTACATAAGTGTTGATGGTACCCAACCCTAATGGAACCCAAACCTTAGAAAATACAAACATATTTGGATTGTACTGTGTTTGCTCCAGATTGGTAAAAAAGTCATATTAAATTAAATGAAAACTCACCAGTATCGGTCTGCCTTTGATGTTTGGAACAGCtccagcccctctctcctctctggaacCCTAGTGAGATATTAGGATGTGCTGGATTGAAGCAGATGAACAACCAGCAGAAGGATCCACATACAGGTTATGCCAGGCTTTGGACAGTACACTGGGTTACCTAACTCTTAGAGAGCAGGCTTCCCTTAGTGTTTGCTCTCTCACAGAAGGGATCCTCTGGTCTGGTGACTTGTTAAAGGAACATACCACAAAGACTACATCTGcctatatgccaattatgtgttGAAACATGGAAAAACCTGTTTCTTATTGTTCCAATACAAATTAGCTGTATTAAGTGTTGGgtgtgtttgtttacagtatgACCTAGTGCCTTATTTTAATCAGAGATGTGTCCAGGTAACTTTGaaaacatatactgaacaaaaatatgaacgtaacatgtaaagtgttggtcccatgttccatgagcagaaataaaagatcccagaaatgtcccatagccacaaaaagcttatttctctcaaatcttgtgcacaaatttgtttacatccctgttagtgagcatttctcctttgccatgataattcatccacctgacaggtgtgacatatcaagaagctgattaaacagattgatcattacacaggtgcacattgtgctggggacaatatatggccacttttgtcacacaacacaatgtcacagatgtctcaagttttgagggagcatgcaattggcatgctgcctgcaggaatgtcccacagagctgttgccagataatttgattgttcatttctctaccataagccgcctccaatgttgttttagagaatttggcagtacatccaaccgaccTTACAACCGCAGGTCACGTGTGCTGATGTTATATGAGctgtatctcagtaaaatctt
This portion of the Salvelinus sp. IW2-2015 linkage group LG4q.1:29, ASM291031v2, whole genome shotgun sequence genome encodes:
- the rep15 gene encoding rab15 effector protein, coding for MGKIESKQPAPDIPKIISTWWERLQKKPPAPTMTIPNMNFNFPTLWGRRESKLPDPDIPSIFSTLWRTPQNPNDFVPLFNDCVGIAAARTQEYLLFLDPEDKFQPSPAALNDIFLMTYITQSSHLHMTDSFNCTTMTKQQRILLGADWVWAVLERPTKNPRIQIAVQILHLPEREGGPAEDIPPEVYTESMQMAKMESAHKNKAERMVDFCASIGNDCYALFLLFGRKGDPGNIYGVLSNNFHAAIGKTKINRALIENFFKGSRYLHTPTGMLQAIVTKRDSDPLTLLIKFT